A single genomic interval of Amycolatopsis albispora harbors:
- a CDS encoding alpha/beta hydrolase — MSRRLRFAVVVPAVVGGLLAGLTPALANPGALNTTGIPARYAEQELDWRQCTAEDVPDQPDTAKVLECATFATPRDWERPDDRQDLTIAISRLKSTGGTTASVLTNPGGPGGPGRSFPASLSQQAKLREHQEIIGIDTRGTGRSTNISCGGAGQGAVHDPRDRDPRNLDLLLDSLELTTKTCERTSGELVEFVDTFHNTKDLDLLRVLLGREKINWIGYSAGTWLGAHYAQRFPERVGRFVLDSSVDFTSGWATSFDMQPMGYERRWRQDFLPWAAAHDNRYGLGVTGEQVRQTFEAVRYALTRNPVEVDGAKVGPGELDSRFLGLLKSKHAFPGLADFLAQLKTLTANDAPEEAKARARAAIAAAPAEPDPLDAMLAVLTAVRCNDAPEHGDRKSVIRRSQKFLDQGNLLAGGYWMFIQNCIFWENQPRPLPTMDGKGVPPVVLVQSVNDPATPIEGARKAHAGFANSRLLTVTGEGDHGIYGYGNAAVDKVVDAYLVDGVVPEDQSLPGMPPPDPS; from the coding sequence ATGTCCAGGAGATTGCGGTTCGCCGTGGTGGTTCCCGCGGTCGTGGGTGGCTTGCTCGCGGGACTGACTCCCGCGCTGGCGAACCCCGGCGCGTTGAACACCACCGGCATCCCGGCGCGCTACGCCGAACAGGAACTGGACTGGCGCCAGTGCACCGCCGAGGATGTGCCGGATCAGCCCGACACGGCGAAAGTCCTGGAGTGCGCGACGTTCGCGACCCCGCGTGACTGGGAGCGCCCGGACGACCGGCAGGACCTGACGATCGCGATCAGCAGGCTGAAATCCACCGGTGGGACAACGGCGTCCGTGCTCACCAACCCGGGTGGCCCCGGCGGGCCGGGCCGCTCGTTCCCCGCCTCGCTGAGCCAGCAGGCCAAGCTGCGTGAGCACCAGGAGATCATCGGCATCGACACCCGCGGCACCGGCCGGAGCACGAACATCTCGTGTGGCGGAGCGGGCCAAGGTGCTGTTCACGACCCGCGCGATCGCGACCCGCGCAATCTGGACCTGCTCCTGGACTCGCTGGAACTCACCACGAAAACCTGCGAGCGCACGTCGGGCGAACTCGTCGAGTTCGTCGACACCTTCCACAACACCAAGGACCTGGACCTGCTGCGGGTCCTGCTCGGCCGGGAGAAGATCAACTGGATCGGGTACTCGGCGGGCACCTGGCTCGGCGCGCACTACGCGCAGCGGTTCCCCGAGCGCGTCGGCCGGTTCGTGCTGGACTCCTCGGTGGACTTCACCTCGGGCTGGGCGACGTCGTTCGACATGCAGCCGATGGGGTACGAACGCCGCTGGCGGCAGGACTTCCTGCCGTGGGCCGCGGCCCACGACAACCGGTACGGGCTCGGTGTCACCGGCGAGCAGGTCCGGCAGACCTTCGAGGCGGTCCGGTACGCGCTGACCCGCAATCCGGTCGAGGTCGACGGCGCGAAGGTCGGTCCGGGTGAGCTGGACAGCCGGTTCCTCGGCCTGCTCAAGAGCAAGCACGCCTTCCCCGGCCTGGCCGACTTCCTCGCCCAGCTCAAGACGCTGACCGCGAACGACGCACCGGAAGAAGCCAAGGCGCGGGCCAGGGCGGCGATCGCCGCCGCGCCGGCCGAGCCGGACCCGCTCGACGCCATGCTCGCCGTGCTGACCGCCGTCAGGTGCAACGACGCCCCCGAGCACGGCGACCGGAAGTCGGTGATCCGGCGGTCGCAGAAGTTCCTCGACCAGGGCAACCTGCTGGCCGGTGGGTACTGGATGTTCATCCAGAACTGCATCTTCTGGGAGAACCAGCCCCGCCCACTGCCCACAATGGACGGTAAGGGCGTGCCGCCGGTGGTGCTGGTCCAGTCGGTGAACGACCCCGCCACACCCATCGAGGGCGCCCGCAAGGCCCACGCCGGGTTCGCGAACTCCCGGCTGCTGACCGTCACCGGAGAAGGTGACCACGGCATCTACGGGTACGGCAACGCGGCCGTGGACAAGGTGGTCGACGCCTACCTGGTCGACGGTGTGGTCCCGGAGGACCAGAGCCTGCCCGGCATGCCGCCGCCCGACCCGTCCTGA
- a CDS encoding DUF6401 family natural product biosynthesis protein produces the protein MGEPVPLETWVAGPVRTTIAGLKAHSWGSAVLDHHQDQVRAELAGAGAPADRATLTLYLHVLSCAVDYVGTNIPGDTLPLTRVHDTGMDWFTIRIAAVCQLAISEGLVT, from the coding sequence ATGGGCGAGCCGGTACCGCTGGAGACCTGGGTGGCCGGGCCGGTCCGCACCACCATCGCGGGCCTGAAGGCGCACTCCTGGGGCTCCGCCGTGCTCGACCACCACCAGGACCAGGTGCGCGCCGAACTGGCGGGCGCGGGCGCGCCGGCGGACCGCGCCACCCTCACCCTCTACCTGCACGTGCTCAGCTGCGCCGTGGACTACGTCGGCACGAACATCCCCGGCGACACCCTGCCCCTGACCCGCGTCCACGACACCGGCATGGACTGGTTCACCATCCGCATCGCCGCCGTGTGCCAGCTCGCCATCAGCGAAGGCCTGGTCACCTGA